In the Natronobacterium texcoconense genome, one interval contains:
- a CDS encoding CDP-alcohol phosphatidyltransferase family protein translates to MTLDQLRPYVSRFLDPFVAGFDRIGLTPNGVSVIAFGMAVLAGAAFLLGGRAHPVWYLVGAILVFLNGWLDIIDGALAREQGVASAGGDLLDHVLDRYADIVVIGGLAAGIGNYYLGFLAVTGVVMTSYLGTQAQAVGLDRVYGGAVGRADRLAIIGIVGALAYPITGSYGGLELVGWLLLFLAIVGHLTALQRFFYSWSALD, encoded by the coding sequence ATGACGCTCGATCAGCTTCGTCCCTACGTCTCACGGTTTCTGGACCCGTTCGTCGCCGGCTTCGACCGGATCGGACTGACGCCCAACGGGGTAAGCGTCATCGCGTTCGGGATGGCAGTCCTGGCCGGCGCTGCCTTCCTGCTGGGCGGTCGCGCCCACCCGGTCTGGTATCTCGTCGGGGCGATACTGGTCTTCCTCAACGGTTGGCTCGACATTATCGACGGCGCGCTCGCCCGCGAACAGGGCGTCGCCTCGGCCGGCGGCGACCTGCTGGATCACGTCCTCGACAGGTACGCCGACATCGTCGTCATCGGCGGCCTCGCGGCCGGCATCGGCAACTACTATCTCGGATTCCTCGCCGTCACCGGCGTCGTCATGACCTCGTACCTGGGGACCCAGGCCCAGGCGGTCGGACTGGACCGAGTGTACGGCGGCGCCGTCGGCCGAGCGGATCGGCTAGCGATCATCGGCATCGTCGGCGCGCTGGCGTACCCGATCACCGGCAGCTACGGTGGGCTGGAACTGGTCGGCTGGCTGTTGCTCTTTCTCGCAATCGTCGGCCACCTGACCGCACTCCAGCGGTTCTTCTACTCCTGGTCGGCGCTGGACTGA
- a CDS encoding multiprotein bridging factor aMBF1: MVQCEMCGAETSSPKTIKVEGAKLDVCSNCTDFGTEVKQQTSSSSSTKYSTSSSSSSSSSSSSGSTSTSSSASGGSSSQPRSDMFDDMDELATDYDDLVRKAREEKGLSQSDLANELNEKSSLIRKIERGDTLPSDNVQSKLERFLEINLSAQSGSSEDSEWSGGSSSGSYTLGDVVKRKD, encoded by the coding sequence ATGGTTCAGTGCGAGATGTGTGGCGCCGAGACGTCGTCCCCGAAGACCATCAAAGTCGAGGGCGCGAAGTTGGACGTGTGCTCTAACTGTACCGACTTCGGCACTGAGGTCAAACAACAAACGAGCTCCAGTTCCTCGACGAAGTACTCGACCTCGAGTTCGTCGTCAAGTTCGAGCTCCTCCAGCAGCGGGTCGACGAGCACGAGTTCGAGTGCCTCGGGCGGCTCGAGCAGTCAGCCCCGCTCGGACATGTTCGACGACATGGACGAACTCGCGACCGACTACGACGATCTCGTCCGCAAGGCTCGCGAAGAGAAAGGACTTAGCCAGTCCGATCTCGCCAACGAGCTAAACGAGAAGTCCAGCCTCATCCGGAAGATCGAACGCGGTGACACGCTTCCAAGCGACAACGTGCAGTCGAAACTCGAGCGGTTCCTCGAGATCAACCTCAGCGCACAGAGCGGCTCGAGCGAGGATTCGGAGTGGTCTGGTGGCTCGTCGTCCGGCAGCTACACGCTGGGTGACGTCGTCAAGCGAAAGGACTGA
- the tpiA gene encoding triose-phosphate isomerase gives MFVLVNLKTYPCDPLEVATAVRDVDETTDARLAVAPQATHVERVAETGVETWAQHVDPIDHGSNTGHTLAESVADAGAVGTLINHSERRLKLADIDGAVQAAQRADLETVVCANNPEQIGAAAALGPDAVAVEPPELIGTGTPVSQADPDIVEDAVTAAENVDDDVSVLCGAGISTGDDVVAAGDLGAEGVLLASGVAKADDPRDALEDLVDPL, from the coding sequence ATGTTCGTCCTCGTCAACCTGAAGACGTATCCGTGTGATCCACTCGAGGTCGCGACAGCCGTTCGCGACGTCGACGAGACGACCGACGCGCGACTCGCCGTCGCTCCGCAGGCGACCCACGTAGAGCGAGTCGCGGAGACGGGCGTCGAGACCTGGGCACAGCACGTCGATCCGATCGACCACGGCAGCAACACCGGCCATACGCTCGCCGAGTCGGTCGCAGACGCGGGTGCCGTCGGGACGCTGATCAATCACTCCGAGCGGCGGCTGAAACTGGCCGACATCGACGGTGCAGTGCAGGCAGCACAGCGGGCCGACCTCGAGACGGTCGTCTGTGCCAACAACCCCGAACAGATCGGCGCTGCGGCGGCGCTCGGCCCGGACGCCGTCGCCGTCGAGCCACCGGAACTCATCGGGACGGGAACGCCGGTCAGCCAGGCCGACCCCGACATCGTCGAAGACGCCGTCACAGCCGCGGAGAACGTCGACGACGACGTGTCGGTGCTATGTGGTGCCGGTATCAGTACCGGCGACGACGTCGTCGCTGCCGGCGACCTCGGGGCCGAAGGCGTGTTGCTCGCGAGCGGCGTCGCGAAGGCTGACGATCCGCGGGACGCACTCGAGGATCTCGTCGACCCACTGTAG
- a CDS encoding J domain-containing protein translates to MKDRHQPRTVGENVRVTCDGCDRTVPRAKLTAVSMPDGSRVACCPQCEEYARAAAERLSDDGSTGSVDHQRTACDGCGQPLPERDLEEIVVADGTVLACCPACVTEATSRDDVKRRSRSRLESGSEPTTESTNAASTPTDSEEPDDGADGDENQDLATEEYSRCTQCRDRVSDERFRVTTVDGRTERLCPSCKDEAERNGIVESVAMRKTKAREVLGVSSDASMEKIHSAYRTQVKRAHPDRKSGSRSAFRLVTEAYERLRDAED, encoded by the coding sequence ATGAAGGACCGCCACCAACCCCGAACTGTGGGTGAGAACGTTCGAGTGACGTGTGATGGCTGTGACCGTACGGTCCCCCGCGCGAAGTTGACGGCGGTATCGATGCCCGACGGAAGTCGCGTCGCCTGTTGCCCGCAGTGTGAGGAGTACGCAAGAGCGGCCGCCGAGCGGCTCTCGGACGACGGATCGACCGGCTCGGTCGACCACCAGCGAACCGCCTGTGACGGCTGTGGACAGCCACTCCCCGAACGCGACCTCGAGGAGATCGTCGTCGCCGACGGAACCGTCCTCGCCTGCTGTCCGGCCTGTGTCACCGAAGCCACGAGCAGGGACGACGTGAAACGACGCTCCCGATCGCGACTCGAGTCAGGATCCGAACCGACGACCGAGAGCACGAACGCGGCGTCTACCCCGACCGACAGCGAGGAGCCCGATGATGGAGCGGACGGTGACGAGAACCAGGACCTCGCAACCGAGGAGTACAGCCGGTGTACGCAGTGTCGCGACCGGGTGTCGGACGAACGATTCCGCGTCACGACCGTCGACGGGCGAACCGAGCGACTCTGTCCCTCCTGTAAAGACGAGGCCGAACGCAACGGGATCGTCGAATCGGTCGCCATGCGCAAGACGAAAGCCCGCGAGGTGCTTGGCGTCTCGAGTGACGCCTCCATGGAGAAGATCCACAGCGCCTACCGAACGCAGGTCAAACGCGCCCATCCCGACCGTAAGAGCGGTAGCCGGTCGGCGTTTCGGCTCGTCACCGAGGCCTACGAACGGCTTCGAGACGCCGAGGACTGA
- a CDS encoding RNA-guided endonuclease InsQ/TnpB family protein: protein MSAVTKTLELHLAEPNTHKERKLCETRKAYQQALQAAFDADCTTKSATNDVVVEYDLSGYAKNALKQYVPQLCGDSYDADELHDDHPVKFTNDGIQLDHKPQNTIEWYAKIPHHEDYHLWIPAHANPDQREWLEAVYADDAEMGESRLLERDGSWYLHVTATRNVEDQSVASADERTPPDESGEPCLAGLDRTPIGVDIGEASLVTVCHRDESGSPVRPRLWADDGKTVRRLRKTYFTAKRRLQKRGSERIVESYGDALWGQIDDVFHRVTREVVEYAESVENPVLVLEDLTYIRENMDYGEYMNRRLHGWGFAKLHAQIRYKAAEKGIPVETVNPRKTSKACHACGEHGYRPRQATFRCSNDGCWVGEYQADVNGAINIADRYRSGESHRRSDRSSRQKAGDDDSATDGASLTGPQDSQAVNESRSDSFAHQKSSISGDDAETQQKTPGTYAS, encoded by the coding sequence ATGTCTGCAGTTACGAAGACGCTGGAGTTGCACCTCGCCGAGCCCAACACGCACAAAGAACGCAAGTTGTGTGAGACCCGCAAGGCGTACCAGCAGGCACTGCAGGCAGCCTTCGACGCCGACTGCACCACCAAGTCAGCAACAAACGATGTCGTGGTCGAATACGACCTCTCTGGCTACGCCAAAAACGCGCTCAAACAGTACGTCCCGCAACTCTGTGGTGACAGTTACGATGCCGACGAACTTCACGACGATCACCCGGTGAAGTTCACCAACGACGGTATCCAACTCGATCACAAACCACAGAACACCATCGAGTGGTACGCCAAAATCCCGCATCACGAGGATTACCATCTCTGGATCCCGGCACACGCCAATCCTGATCAGCGGGAGTGGCTGGAAGCGGTGTACGCAGACGACGCCGAGATGGGTGAGAGTCGACTGCTCGAGCGGGACGGGTCGTGGTATCTCCACGTCACCGCTACCCGCAATGTGGAGGATCAATCTGTGGCGTCCGCCGATGAGCGGACGCCGCCAGACGAGTCTGGCGAGCCCTGTCTCGCTGGGCTCGACAGGACGCCGATCGGCGTGGACATCGGAGAAGCGAGCCTCGTCACGGTGTGTCACCGCGACGAGAGCGGTTCTCCGGTTCGCCCCCGACTGTGGGCCGACGACGGCAAAACCGTTCGTCGGCTCCGCAAAACCTACTTCACCGCCAAGAGACGCCTTCAGAAGCGTGGCAGTGAGCGAATCGTAGAGTCCTACGGTGACGCACTGTGGGGCCAGATTGACGATGTGTTCCACCGTGTGACCCGCGAGGTCGTTGAGTACGCCGAGTCCGTTGAGAACCCGGTACTGGTGCTGGAAGACTTGACGTACATCCGCGAGAACATGGACTACGGCGAGTACATGAATCGGCGGTTGCACGGATGGGGATTTGCGAAGCTTCACGCACAGATTCGCTACAAAGCCGCCGAGAAGGGGATTCCCGTCGAGACGGTGAATCCCCGGAAAACGTCGAAGGCGTGCCACGCCTGCGGTGAACACGGCTACCGACCACGACAGGCGACGTTCCGATGCTCGAACGACGGCTGTTGGGTCGGTGAGTATCAAGCCGACGTGAACGGGGCGATAAATATTGCAGACCGCTACCGTAGTGGAGAGAGTCACCGCCGAAGCGACCGGAGTTCCCGGCAGAAGGCCGGTGATGATGACTCGGCTACGGATGGGGCCTCTTTGACCGGGCCACAAGACAGCCAGGCCGTTAACGAATCGCGTAGCGATTCGTTCGCACACCAGAAATCTTCGATTTCTGGGGACGATGCTGAAACCCAGCAGAAGACGCCTGGAACGTATGCGTCTTGA
- a CDS encoding DHH family phosphoesterase: MSRAAELAEVLETADSLAIVCHDNPDPDCLASALALEAIALDRGLEDVTIAYGGEISHQQNRAFVNMLSISLEHVADVSLDDYDCIAFVDHTRSGSNTEVATSVVPDIVVDHHPDDPGNVTFGDVRTEYGATATIFVEYLEELAVETTTRLASALLFALHRERLDFVREPTRREYEAALALYPDADLEILEQLYGSAFSPGTLDAIGRAIATRKRRGSSMVASAGKTAETDALPQAADYLLNLEGVDTVLVYGIVDDAIRISGRSIDPRVHIGNALVDGFDELGDVGGHHDMAGGRIELGLFGDEADDTEELLSFVDGRLTRRFFDALNLDGEDAQR; the protein is encoded by the coding sequence ATGTCCCGCGCGGCCGAGCTCGCCGAGGTCCTCGAGACGGCCGATTCGCTCGCTATCGTCTGTCACGACAACCCCGATCCGGACTGTCTCGCGAGTGCGCTGGCACTCGAGGCGATCGCGCTCGACCGAGGTCTCGAGGACGTCACCATCGCCTACGGCGGCGAGATCTCCCACCAGCAAAACCGGGCGTTCGTCAACATGCTCTCGATCTCGCTCGAGCACGTTGCCGACGTCTCCCTCGACGACTACGACTGTATCGCGTTCGTCGATCACACTCGCTCCGGATCGAACACCGAAGTAGCAACATCCGTCGTCCCCGACATCGTCGTCGACCACCACCCCGACGATCCAGGTAACGTCACGTTCGGTGACGTCCGGACGGAGTACGGCGCGACGGCGACGATCTTCGTCGAGTACCTCGAGGAACTCGCGGTCGAGACGACGACGCGACTGGCCTCGGCGTTACTCTTTGCCTTGCACCGCGAGCGCCTCGACTTCGTCCGGGAGCCGACACGCCGAGAGTACGAGGCGGCACTGGCGCTCTATCCCGATGCCGACCTCGAGATCCTCGAACAGCTGTACGGCAGCGCCTTCTCGCCGGGAACGCTGGATGCGATCGGGCGAGCGATCGCCACCCGAAAGCGTCGTGGCTCGTCGATGGTCGCGAGTGCAGGCAAGACGGCGGAGACGGACGCACTCCCGCAGGCTGCCGACTACCTGCTCAACCTCGAGGGAGTCGACACCGTGCTCGTCTACGGGATCGTCGACGACGCGATCCGGATCAGCGGACGGTCGATCGATCCGCGAGTCCACATCGGCAACGCTCTCGTCGACGGATTCGACGAACTCGGTGACGTCGGCGGTCACCACGACATGGCCGGCGGCCGAATCGAACTCGGGTTGTTCGGGGACGAAGCGGACGACACCGAGGAACTCCTCTCGTTCGTCGACGGTCGACTCACGCGGCGGTTCTTCGACGCGCTCAATCTCGATGGCGAAGACGCCCAGCGATGA
- a CDS encoding type 1 glutamine amidotransferase domain-containing protein, with translation MADSLFVVSEEGYWGEECVEPLETLSDAGVDVTVATPSGNPPEIDERSIDPAQVGEETAEHVREVHETDERLNDPIPTAQAHAEDYDAVVFPGGHGTEWDVNQDSDARRLLRETVEGEDGKALVVCHAVGILAFARDSHGAFLVNGRDVTGFPNAWEEDIVDENDCMPSGRKLPYWVEDEVKVAGGNWDAELESDTSVTVDGDLLTARGPESSTAAADRLLEELGI, from the coding sequence ATGGCCGATTCACTGTTCGTCGTCAGCGAGGAAGGTTACTGGGGAGAGGAATGTGTCGAACCGCTCGAGACGCTGTCGGATGCGGGCGTCGACGTCACGGTCGCGACTCCCTCCGGCAACCCGCCGGAGATCGACGAGCGGTCGATCGATCCGGCGCAGGTCGGGGAGGAGACCGCCGAACACGTCCGGGAGGTCCACGAGACCGACGAGCGACTGAACGACCCCATCCCGACCGCGCAGGCTCACGCCGAAGACTACGACGCCGTCGTCTTCCCGGGTGGCCACGGCACCGAATGGGACGTCAACCAGGACAGTGACGCACGGCGACTGCTGCGAGAGACGGTCGAAGGCGAGGACGGGAAGGCGCTCGTCGTCTGTCACGCCGTCGGCATCCTCGCGTTCGCCCGCGACAGCCACGGGGCGTTTCTCGTCAACGGTCGCGACGTCACCGGCTTCCCGAACGCGTGGGAGGAAGACATCGTCGACGAGAACGACTGCATGCCGAGCGGCCGAAAACTTCCCTACTGGGTCGAAGACGAGGTGAAAGTCGCCGGCGGCAACTGGGACGCCGAACTCGAGTCAGACACGAGTGTCACCGTCGACGGCGACCTGTTGACCGCCCGCGGTCCCGAGTCCTCGACGGCGGCGGCCGACCGGTTGCTCGAAGAGCTTGGGATCTGA